A genome region from Labilibaculum antarcticum includes the following:
- a CDS encoding LptE family protein: MNLIKVLFLSFCVTFVVTACKVSYSFTGGTLSDDVKTFSVQFFPNRALLVNPNLSNQFTEALKEKFRGQTALDEIVDGEGHLNFEGEITGYRTQALDVTANDISATNRLTVTIKVRFINELEPDNDFDKSFTAFRDFDSTQQLSDVEEGLVEEILEDIIDDIYNAAVVNW; encoded by the coding sequence ATGAATTTAATTAAAGTCTTGTTTTTAAGTTTTTGCGTAACCTTTGTGGTAACGGCATGTAAGGTTTCCTATTCATTTACAGGAGGAACACTTTCAGATGATGTGAAAACTTTTTCCGTTCAATTTTTCCCTAATAGGGCACTTTTGGTTAATCCCAATTTGAGTAATCAGTTTACAGAAGCACTAAAAGAGAAATTTCGTGGGCAAACTGCCTTGGATGAGATAGTGGATGGAGAAGGTCATTTGAACTTTGAGGGTGAAATAACCGGATATAGAACCCAAGCTTTGGATGTTACTGCAAATGATATATCTGCAACCAATCGCTTAACAGTAACAATAAAAGTACGGTTTATAAATGAATTAGAACCGGATAATGATTTTGACAAGAGTTTTACAGCTTTTAGAGATTTTGATAGTACCCAGCAGTTGAGTGATGTGGAAGAAGGTTTGGTGGAAGAAATTTTAGAAGACATTATTGATGATATATATAACGCAGCCGTTGTAAACTGGTAA
- the secG gene encoding preprotein translocase subunit SecG gives MYTFVIVLTLIVCALLVLIVLVQNSKGGGLASNFSSSNQIMGVKKTTDFLEKATWFLAGSLLFLCLAAAGTINRGEVEGQKSQIEQQLQETETAPEVPAFPTEAPSTEKDTAK, from the coding sequence ATGTATACCTTTGTAATTGTATTGACCCTTATTGTTTGTGCGCTTTTAGTGTTAATTGTATTAGTGCAGAACTCAAAAGGAGGTGGATTAGCGTCTAATTTTTCATCCTCGAACCAAATCATGGGAGTTAAGAAAACAACTGATTTTCTTGAGAAAGCAACTTGGTTTTTAGCAGGAAGTTTATTATTTCTATGTCTTGCAGCAGCAGGGACTATTAATCGTGGTGAAGTAGAAGGTCAGAAATCACAAATTGAGCAGCAGTTGCAGGAAACTGAAACGGCTCCTGAGGTTCCTGCTTTCCCAACAGAAGCTCCTTCTACAGAAAAGGATACAGCAAAATAA
- a CDS encoding co-chaperone GroES: MADLKGRILAGKILVEAIEAEEKTASGIIIPDAAKEKPMQGKVVLVGSDKKDEPMELKIGDTVFYGKYSGTELVIDGDDYLLMSQLDVLYIA, encoded by the coding sequence ATGGCAGACTTAAAAGGTAGAATTCTTGCTGGTAAAATTTTGGTTGAAGCTATAGAAGCTGAAGAAAAAACTGCAAGTGGTATCATTATTCCGGATGCTGCAAAAGAGAAACCAATGCAAGGTAAAGTTGTATTGGTGGGTTCTGATAAAAAAGATGAGCCCATGGAATTAAAAATCGGTGATACGGTTTTTTATGGCAAATATTCAGGAACAGAATTGGTGATTGATGGGGATGATTATCTTTTAATGTCTCAGTTAGATGTTTTGTATATTGCATAA
- the groL gene encoding chaperonin GroEL (60 kDa chaperone family; promotes refolding of misfolded polypeptides especially under stressful conditions; forms two stacked rings of heptamers to form a barrel-shaped 14mer; ends can be capped by GroES; misfolded proteins enter the barrel where they are refolded when GroES binds) → MAKEIKFNIEARDLLKKGVDELANAVKVTLGPSGRNVVIDRKFGAPQITKDGVTVAKEIELADSGANMGAQMVKEVASKTGDDAGDGTTTATVLAQSIVNVGLKNVTAGANPMDLKRGIDIAVAAVVANIREQAQAVGDNFDKIKQVAKIAANNDETIGALIAQAMEKVKKEGVITVEEAKGTETYVKVVEGMQFDRGYISPYFITDPEKMEADLENPYILLYDKKISTMKDLMPVLEPVAQTGRPLMIIAEDIDGEALATLVVNRLRGSLKVAAVKAPGFGDRRKEMLEDIAILTGGVVISEEKGMKLDQVTIEMLGQSEKITIDKETTTIVNGNGEKEGILGRVSQIKTLIENSTSDYDKEKLQERLAKLAGGVAVLYVGAASEVEMKEKKDRVDDALSATRAAVEEGIVPGGGVAYIRAISALENLKGDNEDETTGIEIIKRAIEEPLRQIVLNAGGEGAVVVDKVRAGKGDFGYNARVGEYQNLFETGVIDPAKVARVALENAASIAGMFLTTECVLIDIKEEAPAMPMGGGMGGGMPGMM, encoded by the coding sequence ATGGCTAAAGAAATAAAATTTAATATAGAAGCTCGTGACCTTTTAAAAAAAGGTGTTGATGAGTTGGCAAATGCAGTAAAAGTAACTTTAGGACCTAGTGGTAGAAATGTTGTTATTGATCGCAAGTTTGGTGCTCCTCAGATTACTAAAGATGGTGTTACTGTTGCAAAGGAAATCGAATTGGCTGATTCCGGAGCAAATATGGGAGCTCAGATGGTTAAGGAAGTGGCTTCGAAAACTGGTGATGATGCTGGTGACGGAACTACCACTGCTACTGTTTTAGCACAATCTATCGTAAATGTTGGATTGAAAAATGTAACTGCAGGTGCTAATCCAATGGATTTAAAACGCGGTATTGATATTGCTGTTGCCGCTGTTGTTGCTAACATTAGAGAGCAAGCTCAGGCTGTTGGGGATAACTTCGATAAGATTAAGCAAGTTGCTAAAATCGCTGCAAATAATGATGAGACTATTGGTGCACTGATTGCTCAGGCGATGGAAAAAGTGAAAAAAGAAGGTGTTATTACGGTCGAAGAAGCAAAAGGAACAGAAACTTACGTGAAAGTGGTTGAAGGGATGCAGTTTGACAGAGGATACATCTCTCCGTATTTCATTACTGATCCTGAAAAAATGGAAGCTGATCTTGAGAATCCATATATCTTATTGTACGATAAGAAAATTTCTACAATGAAAGATTTGATGCCGGTTCTTGAACCAGTTGCTCAGACAGGTCGTCCGCTGATGATTATTGCTGAAGACATAGATGGCGAAGCATTAGCTACTTTGGTTGTGAATCGTTTAAGAGGTTCATTAAAAGTTGCGGCTGTTAAAGCTCCGGGCTTTGGTGACAGAAGAAAAGAAATGTTGGAAGATATTGCGATTCTTACTGGCGGGGTTGTTATTTCTGAAGAAAAGGGAATGAAATTGGATCAAGTAACTATAGAGATGCTTGGTCAATCAGAAAAAATTACCATTGATAAAGAAACTACAACTATTGTAAATGGTAATGGAGAAAAAGAGGGTATCCTTGGCCGTGTTTCTCAAATCAAAACTTTAATCGAGAATTCAACTTCTGATTACGACAAAGAAAAACTTCAGGAAAGATTAGCCAAATTGGCTGGTGGTGTAGCTGTACTTTATGTTGGTGCTGCTTCTGAAGTTGAGATGAAAGAGAAAAAAGATCGTGTAGACGATGCATTGAGTGCTACTCGTGCGGCTGTTGAAGAAGGAATTGTTCCTGGAGGTGGTGTAGCGTACATTCGAGCAATTTCTGCTTTGGAAAACCTTAAAGGTGATAACGAAGACGAAACAACAGGTATCGAAATTATAAAGCGTGCCATTGAAGAGCCATTGCGTCAGATTGTTCTTAATGCTGGTGGCGAAGGTGCTGTAGTGGTTGATAAGGTGAGAGCCGGCAAAGGCGATTTCGGTTACAATGCTCGTGTTGGAGAATATCAGAATTTATTCGAAACAGGTGTAATTGATCCTGCTAAAGTTGCTCGTGTAGCTCTTGAAAATGCAGCTTCAATTGCTGGAATGTTCTTAACTACCGAATGTGTTTTAATTGATATTAAGGAAGAAGCTCCTGCTATGCCAATGGGTGGCGGAATGGGCGGAGGAATGCCTGGAATGATGTAA